The following coding sequences lie in one Halogeometricum rufum genomic window:
- a CDS encoding MTH865 family protein, translating into MADVEAELREQFTEAFSDADFPVKNQMDLVPALPNGPGTRFEAGDGEVSFTAMEMAAKLGSHQEFPYDDVETLVDDVIAGLKAEDMI; encoded by the coding sequence ATGGCAGACGTAGAGGCGGAACTCCGCGAGCAGTTCACCGAGGCGTTCAGTGACGCAGACTTCCCCGTCAAGAACCAGATGGACCTCGTCCCCGCACTCCCCAACGGCCCGGGGACGCGGTTCGAGGCGGGCGACGGCGAAGTGAGCTTCACGGCGATGGAGATGGCGGCCAAACTCGGCTCCCACCAGGAGTTCCCCTACGACGACGTCGAGACGCTCGTCGACGACGTCATCGCGGGGCTGAAGGCCGAGGACATGATCTGA
- a CDS encoding plastocyanin/azurin family copper-binding protein: MTDGNAEMSRRAFLTTAAGTAAAAGASGAAAAQETGTSTGTATSSGTGTSTGTSAGTGTGTSSGGGGGGGGGGSETVAVGPDGSLVFTPGTEEPLQITPGTTVTFNWESDNHNIVVDSQPEGAGWSGHEPIENTGFTYEHTFETLGEYEYHCAPHKSAGMLGAIEVVESISTPAPSNVPSVPDSAKTLGIATTFTMVATLGLAFFFLKYGGDYDIEE, encoded by the coding sequence ATGACTGACGGCAACGCGGAGATGTCCCGCCGTGCCTTCCTCACGACTGCGGCCGGGACGGCGGCGGCGGCCGGCGCGTCCGGTGCGGCCGCGGCGCAAGAGACGGGGACGTCGACGGGCACCGCAACCAGTTCCGGGACGGGAACCAGCACGGGCACGTCCGCGGGGACGGGCACCGGCACCAGCAGTGGTGGCGGCGGTGGCGGCGGTGGCGGCGGGAGCGAGACCGTCGCCGTCGGCCCGGACGGCAGCCTCGTCTTCACGCCGGGGACGGAGGAACCGCTCCAGATTACGCCCGGCACGACGGTGACGTTCAACTGGGAGTCCGACAACCACAACATCGTCGTCGACAGCCAACCCGAGGGCGCCGGCTGGTCCGGCCACGAACCCATCGAGAACACGGGCTTCACCTACGAGCACACGTTCGAGACGCTCGGCGAGTACGAGTACCACTGCGCGCCCCACAAGTCCGCCGGGATGCTCGGCGCCATCGAAGTCGTCGAGTCCATCTCGACGCCCGCGCCGTCGAACGTCCCGTCGGTGCCGGACTCCGCGAAGACGCTCGGCATCGCCACGACGTTCACCATGGTCGCGACGCTCGGCCTCGCGTTCTTCTTCCTGAAGTACGGCGGCGACTACGACATCGAGGAGTAG
- a CDS encoding GAF domain-containing protein, with translation MSRGEEDRGRVLIVVSDRDPVGNADDRVASLQARLGSETVVRRGATAVEYVRELGPTIDCVAVLDDDPSLVELLAGVETGVPMLVYGETDADVDDVVPPSAGVDTLADCISREVSSDRERSELVEANAKLTALSRHANAITGCQTVEEVCEQTLDAAVDALAFTFCVVALVEGDYIVPRTSTLREENQTSCRLDEGVAGRTLQTGETQRVDDLHADEDARFRDTFRSVVSVPLGQYGVIQVVSDDVGHFGERDAEFLEILAGYTTETLSRLDRESALRQERDRLHAFFESLPVPALYVEEDPVVSDYVRCETNAAYDRTFGVSRGYERGTLDSILPTETERRLFADHLQSDEPVVGTVERAVQTGETESLDLTIVPVPSSGPVGAVYGVYNCEETRLLTSFDSS, from the coding sequence ATGTCACGGGGGGAAGAAGACCGCGGACGCGTCTTGATCGTCGTTTCGGACCGCGACCCGGTTGGAAACGCCGACGACCGCGTCGCGTCCCTCCAGGCGCGGTTGGGGTCCGAAACGGTCGTTCGCCGGGGGGCGACCGCCGTGGAGTACGTCCGCGAACTCGGCCCGACAATCGACTGCGTCGCGGTGTTGGACGACGACCCGTCGCTGGTCGAACTGCTCGCGGGCGTCGAAACCGGCGTCCCGATGCTGGTCTACGGCGAGACGGACGCCGACGTGGACGACGTCGTTCCGCCGTCCGCGGGCGTCGACACCCTCGCCGACTGCATCTCGCGGGAGGTGTCGTCGGACCGCGAACGCAGCGAACTCGTCGAGGCCAACGCGAAGTTGACCGCGCTGAGCCGACACGCGAACGCGATTACGGGGTGTCAGACCGTCGAGGAGGTGTGCGAGCAGACGCTCGACGCCGCGGTGGACGCCCTCGCCTTCACGTTCTGCGTCGTCGCCCTCGTGGAGGGCGACTACATCGTCCCTCGCACGTCGACGCTCCGGGAGGAGAATCAGACCAGTTGCCGACTGGACGAGGGCGTCGCCGGACGCACGCTCCAGACGGGGGAGACACAGCGCGTCGACGACCTGCACGCGGACGAGGACGCGCGGTTCCGCGACACGTTCCGGTCGGTCGTGAGCGTCCCCCTCGGTCAGTACGGCGTGATACAGGTCGTCTCCGACGACGTCGGCCACTTCGGCGAACGGGACGCGGAGTTTCTGGAGATTCTGGCGGGGTACACCACCGAGACGCTCTCCCGTCTCGACAGGGAGTCCGCGCTCAGACAGGAACGCGACAGGCTCCACGCGTTCTTCGAGAGCCTCCCCGTCCCCGCACTCTACGTCGAGGAGGACCCGGTCGTCTCCGACTACGTCCGCTGCGAGACGAACGCCGCCTACGACCGGACGTTCGGGGTCAGTCGGGGGTACGAGCGAGGGACGCTCGATTCGATACTGCCGACGGAGACCGAACGACGACTGTTCGCCGACCACCTCCAGTCCGACGAACCGGTCGTCGGCACCGTCGAGCGCGCGGTTCAGACCGGCGAGACGGAGTCGCTGGACCTCACCATCGTCCCCGTCCCCTCCTCGGGTCCGGTCGGTGCGGTCTACGGCGTCTACAACTGCGAGGAGACGCGCCTCCTGACCTCCTTCGATTCCTCCTGA
- a CDS encoding M42 family metallopeptidase, producing MADYDFDFELLRELTETSGVPGYEDRIRDVVRRELEAHADEVRTDAMGNVVGTVEGDSDYSVAIAAHMDEIGFMVRHVTDEGFVQLDALGGWDPRILKAQRVQVHTEDGDVTGVIGSPPPHTLTEEQKEKDDEVKDVYVDLGLDGDAAAETVDVGDLVTMEQTTVEMGDHVTGKALDDRVCLFAMLEAAKRLDDPAVTVHFAATVQEEVGLRGAAALGVDLDPDLAVALDVTVANDVPGFEAGDHVTELGAGTAIKLKDGSVITNPKVHRRLRDVADAEDVSYQYEILPAGGTDTAGFQNTHGAKPVGAISVPTRYLHTVTESAHVEDVDATIDLLTAFLDTETGEHDYTL from the coding sequence ATGGCAGACTACGACTTCGACTTCGAGTTGCTGCGGGAGTTGACCGAGACGAGTGGCGTTCCGGGGTACGAGGACCGCATCCGCGACGTGGTTCGCCGGGAACTCGAAGCGCACGCGGACGAGGTGCGGACGGACGCGATGGGCAACGTCGTCGGGACCGTCGAGGGCGACTCCGACTACTCCGTGGCGATTGCCGCCCACATGGACGAGATTGGCTTCATGGTCCGCCACGTCACCGACGAGGGGTTCGTCCAACTGGACGCCCTCGGTGGCTGGGACCCGCGCATCCTGAAAGCTCAGCGTGTGCAGGTACACACCGAGGATGGCGACGTGACGGGCGTCATCGGGTCGCCGCCGCCGCACACGCTCACCGAGGAGCAGAAGGAGAAGGACGACGAGGTGAAGGACGTGTACGTGGACCTCGGCCTCGACGGCGACGCGGCCGCGGAGACGGTCGACGTGGGCGACCTCGTGACGATGGAGCAGACGACCGTCGAGATGGGCGACCACGTCACCGGGAAGGCGCTCGACGACCGGGTCTGCCTGTTCGCCATGCTGGAGGCAGCGAAGCGTCTCGACGACCCCGCGGTGACGGTTCACTTCGCCGCGACGGTGCAGGAGGAGGTCGGTCTGCGCGGCGCGGCGGCCCTCGGCGTCGACCTCGACCCGGACCTCGCCGTCGCCCTCGACGTGACCGTCGCGAACGACGTGCCCGGGTTCGAGGCGGGCGACCACGTCACCGAACTCGGCGCGGGGACCGCCATCAAACTCAAGGACGGCAGCGTCATCACGAATCCGAAGGTACACCGTCGCCTCCGCGACGTGGCCGACGCCGAGGACGTGTCCTACCAGTACGAGATTCTCCCCGCCGGCGGGACCGACACCGCGGGCTTTCAGAACACCCACGGCGCGAAACCCGTCGGCGCCATCTCCGTCCCCACCCGGTACCTCCACACCGTCACCGAGAGCGCGCACGTCGAAGACGTGGACGCGACCATCGACCTGCTGACCGCCTTCCTCGACACGGAGACCGGCGAACACGACTACACGCTCTGA
- a CDS encoding DUF420 domain-containing protein gives MATASADNALKEHPLAVTAVLSVVGYGLVVGTFLGFVPGGVYPDLSLSQVNLLSDAIAAVNAVNVLVIAAGWRWIRRDEVKKHAAAMVTSFGLILVFLVMYLTKIGGGGTKEFVGPAFVYYPYLAMLAIHIVLSIVAVPVVLYALVLGISHSPAELRRETPHRRVGRIAAGSWLLSLSLGVVTYFLLNHAYGWEYTQSAAAALVSAPF, from the coding sequence ATGGCAACTGCGAGCGCCGACAACGCGCTGAAAGAGCATCCGCTGGCCGTCACGGCCGTCCTCTCGGTCGTCGGCTACGGCCTCGTCGTCGGGACGTTCCTCGGCTTCGTCCCCGGGGGCGTCTACCCCGACCTCTCGCTGTCACAGGTGAACCTGCTGTCGGACGCCATCGCCGCCGTCAACGCGGTGAACGTCCTCGTCATCGCCGCCGGGTGGCGGTGGATTCGCCGCGACGAGGTGAAGAAGCACGCCGCCGCGATGGTCACGTCGTTCGGCCTCATCCTCGTCTTCCTCGTGATGTACCTCACGAAAATCGGCGGCGGCGGCACGAAGGAGTTCGTCGGCCCGGCGTTCGTCTACTACCCGTATCTGGCGATGCTGGCGATACACATCGTCCTCTCCATCGTCGCCGTGCCGGTGGTGCTGTACGCCCTCGTCCTCGGCATCTCGCACTCGCCGGCGGAACTGCGCCGCGAGACGCCGCACCGACGCGTCGGCCGCATCGCCGCGGGGTCGTGGCTGCTCTCGCTGAGTCTCGGCGTCGTCACCTACTTCCTCCTCAACCACGCCTACGGGTGGGAGTACACCCAGTCCGCGGCGGCCGCACTCGTCTCCGCGCCGTTCTGA
- a CDS encoding CopD family protein — MSAALHLAVRLVHVLGMAALVGGSAATWYALRIDLPRSLRLATRFEWLFWASLGLMVVTGVGNLGTLGPPAPATRWGTVLTVKLVVVLAVGLGSAVRSLAVGRLRGRGADAATRASLRRLYAATAWSLVLLVALAEVLAHG, encoded by the coding sequence ATGTCCGCCGCCCTCCACCTCGCCGTTCGACTCGTCCACGTCCTCGGGATGGCAGCGCTCGTCGGCGGAAGCGCGGCCACGTGGTACGCGCTCCGCATCGACCTCCCGCGGTCGCTCCGCCTCGCGACCCGCTTCGAGTGGCTGTTCTGGGCGTCGCTGGGGCTCATGGTCGTCACCGGCGTCGGCAACCTCGGAACGCTCGGCCCGCCGGCGCCCGCGACTCGCTGGGGAACGGTGCTGACGGTCAAACTGGTCGTCGTCCTCGCCGTCGGACTCGGCTCCGCCGTCCGGTCGCTCGCAGTCGGTCGACTCCGTGGCCGCGGCGCGGACGCCGCGACGCGCGCGTCGCTCCGGCGACTGTACGCCGCGACGGCGTGGTCGCTCGTCCTCCTCGTCGCCCTCGCGGAGGTGCTCGCGCATGGCTGA
- a CDS encoding S9 family peptidase, which produces MTHDIERYLNVRSAYGASFGPGGERLSFLMDTTGVPQVWTVDGPGAWPEQRTFYDERVTFASWSPENPELVFGMDEGGNERQQLLRYDPTAGEVTNLTATPDAKHRWGGWSHDGERFAFTSNRRDESVFDVYVQGREETGEDAEFVHEGDGWLTLGGWSPDDSKLLVEEAYSNFDQDVSVLDLETGELRHLTPHEGTVRFQSAEWGPDGENVYLVSDRESDTTDLWRVNVESGEFSLVAADDEWEIDGVAVDHDSRRVVYSTNVDGYTELVVGELTAPDRIDEYAVPDLPRGVAGGVAFAPDGDRFAITVTRSSDTANVYVVDAKTGEAEQWTHAATAGIPRDTFVEPELVHYPTFDGREIPAFFSVPDDTADGETPVIVDIHGGPESQRRPSFNAVKQYFLANGYAVFEPNVRGSAGYGKAYGHLDDVEKRMDSVADVRAAVEWLHDHPSVDPDRVVAMGGSYGGFMVLASMTEYPDLWAAGIDIVGIANFVTFLENTGDWRRELREAEYGSLEEDREFLESISPINNIEKIRAPLFVLHGENDPRVPVGEAHQIVEEAGEHVPVRELIFEDEGHGFTKLENRIEAYAAIVEFLDEHV; this is translated from the coding sequence ATGACGCACGACATCGAGCGGTACCTGAACGTCCGCAGCGCGTACGGCGCGTCGTTCGGTCCCGGCGGCGAACGACTCTCCTTCCTCATGGACACGACGGGCGTCCCGCAGGTCTGGACGGTGGACGGACCGGGGGCGTGGCCGGAGCAGCGGACGTTCTACGACGAACGCGTCACGTTCGCCTCGTGGTCGCCCGAGAACCCCGAACTCGTCTTCGGCATGGACGAGGGCGGCAACGAACGCCAGCAACTCCTCCGCTACGACCCCACCGCCGGCGAAGTGACGAACCTCACCGCGACGCCGGACGCGAAACACCGCTGGGGCGGGTGGAGTCACGACGGCGAGCGGTTCGCGTTCACCTCGAACCGCCGCGACGAGTCCGTCTTCGACGTGTACGTGCAGGGCCGCGAGGAGACGGGCGAGGACGCCGAGTTCGTCCACGAGGGAGACGGCTGGCTGACGCTCGGCGGGTGGTCGCCGGACGACTCCAAACTGCTGGTCGAGGAGGCGTACTCGAACTTCGACCAGGACGTGTCCGTCCTCGACCTGGAGACGGGCGAACTGAGGCACCTCACGCCGCACGAGGGGACGGTCCGGTTCCAGAGCGCCGAGTGGGGGCCGGACGGCGAGAACGTCTACCTCGTCTCCGACCGCGAGAGCGACACGACGGACCTCTGGCGCGTGAACGTCGAGTCCGGCGAGTTCTCGCTCGTCGCCGCGGACGACGAGTGGGAGATAGACGGCGTCGCCGTGGACCACGACTCCCGTCGCGTCGTCTACTCGACGAACGTGGACGGCTACACCGAACTCGTCGTCGGCGAACTCACCGCTCCGGACCGAATCGACGAGTACGCCGTCCCGGACCTGCCGCGGGGCGTCGCCGGCGGCGTCGCCTTCGCGCCCGACGGCGACCGGTTCGCCATCACGGTCACGCGGAGTTCCGACACGGCGAACGTCTACGTCGTCGACGCGAAGACGGGCGAGGCCGAACAGTGGACGCACGCGGCCACCGCGGGCATCCCGCGCGACACGTTCGTCGAACCCGAACTCGTCCACTACCCGACGTTCGACGGGCGCGAGATACCGGCGTTCTTCTCGGTCCCTGACGACACCGCCGACGGGGAGACGCCGGTCATCGTGGACATCCACGGCGGTCCGGAGTCCCAGCGCCGGCCGTCGTTCAACGCGGTCAAGCAGTACTTCCTCGCGAACGGCTACGCCGTCTTCGAACCGAACGTCCGCGGGTCGGCGGGCTACGGGAAGGCGTACGGTCACCTCGACGACGTGGAGAAGCGGATGGACTCGGTGGCCGACGTCCGGGCGGCCGTCGAGTGGTTGCACGACCACCCGTCGGTCGACCCCGACCGAGTCGTCGCGATGGGCGGGTCCTACGGCGGGTTCATGGTGTTGGCGTCGATGACGGAGTACCCCGACCTGTGGGCCGCCGGCATCGACATCGTCGGCATCGCCAACTTCGTCACGTTCCTCGAGAACACCGGCGACTGGCGGCGCGAACTCCGCGAGGCCGAGTACGGGTCGCTCGAGGAGGACCGCGAGTTCCTCGAATCCATCTCGCCCATCAACAACATCGAGAAGATTCGCGCGCCCCTGTTCGTCCTCCACGGCGAGAACGACCCGCGCGTCCCCGTCGGGGAGGCGCACCAGATAGTCGAGGAGGCGGGCGAACACGTTCCCGTCCGCGAACTCATCTTCGAGGACGAGGGTCACGGGTTCACCAAACTGGAGAATCGCATCGAGGCGTACGCGGCAATCGTCGAATTCCTCGACGAACACGTCTGA
- a CDS encoding LysE family transporter codes for MATVVVTLLAGVVFGLALAAPPGPMNAIIAEESVLHGWLAGFKAGLGAMTADAIFFVLAALGVVAFVERFPTLRAVMVGIGGVLMLYFAYGAARDVQSSFHAAADAEVRKTGTGFTKAFVLALTNPYQILFWLTIGVGLLDPGTLDVLAETPYVGASLAGLLVVETGSPALVVGFFGGIVVWITGFPAALVGAERRVNALAPVVAGASAVVLAGFGVLFLSQAVGTFVPA; via the coding sequence GTGGCAACCGTCGTCGTCACCCTCCTGGCGGGCGTCGTCTTCGGCCTCGCGCTGGCCGCCCCGCCCGGCCCGATGAACGCCATCATCGCCGAGGAGAGCGTGCTCCACGGCTGGCTGGCGGGGTTCAAGGCCGGTCTCGGGGCGATGACCGCCGACGCCATCTTCTTCGTCCTCGCTGCGCTCGGCGTCGTCGCGTTCGTCGAGCGGTTCCCCACGCTCCGGGCCGTCATGGTCGGCATCGGCGGCGTGTTGATGCTCTACTTCGCCTACGGCGCCGCCCGCGACGTGCAGTCGTCGTTCCACGCCGCCGCCGACGCCGAGGTCAGGAAGACGGGCACCGGCTTCACGAAGGCGTTCGTCCTCGCCCTCACGAACCCGTACCAGATCCTGTTCTGGCTCACCATCGGCGTCGGCCTGCTGGACCCGGGGACGCTGGACGTCCTCGCCGAGACGCCGTACGTCGGCGCGTCGCTGGCCGGCCTCCTCGTGGTCGAGACGGGGTCGCCCGCGCTCGTCGTCGGCTTCTTCGGCGGCATCGTCGTCTGGATAACGGGCTTCCCGGCGGCCCTCGTCGGCGCCGAACGGCGCGTGAACGCCCTCGCGCCCGTCGTCGCCGGCGCGAGCGCCGTCGTCCTCGCCGGCTTCGGCGTGCTGTTCCTCTCGCAGGCCGTCGGGACGTTCGTGCCGGCGTGA
- a CDS encoding cobalamin B12-binding domain-containing protein — MSADTERGQQQRNIRCLIAKVGLDGHDRGAHVIARAFRDAGFEVVYSGLHRAPDEIVQAAVQEDVDVLGISILSGAHNTLVPKIIDGLKEYDAFEDTLILVGGIIPDEDRSQLKEMGVSEVFGPGTPMQETIEFVRENAPHRD, encoded by the coding sequence ATGAGCGCCGACACGGAACGCGGACAGCAACAGCGGAACATCCGTTGTCTCATCGCCAAGGTCGGACTGGACGGTCACGACAGGGGCGCACACGTCATCGCGCGCGCCTTCCGGGACGCCGGGTTCGAAGTCGTCTACTCCGGACTCCACCGCGCGCCCGACGAAATCGTCCAGGCGGCCGTGCAAGAGGACGTCGACGTGTTGGGCATCTCCATCCTCTCGGGGGCGCACAACACGCTCGTTCCGAAGATAATCGACGGCCTGAAAGAGTACGACGCGTTCGAGGACACGCTCATCCTCGTCGGCGGCATCATCCCCGACGAGGACCGGTCGCAACTGAAGGAGATGGGCGTCTCGGAGGTGTTCGGCCCCGGCACGCCGATGCAGGAGACCATCGAGTTCGTCCGCGAGAACGCCCCGCACCGCGACTGA
- the meaB gene encoding methylmalonyl Co-A mutase-associated GTPase MeaB — translation MGHAEDQTGETRTDELVSDLLAGKHRALARAITKIENRSPGYRDLVSRLHAHTGDADVIGITGSPGAGKSTLVDKLAKAYRDAGLTVGVIAVDPSSPYTGGAVLGDRIRMASNVGDMDVFFRSMSARGQLGGLSTATSDAVKALDAFGKDKVIVETVGAGQNEVDIVRTADTVTVLVQPGSGDDVQMLKAGILEIGDVFVVNKADMDGVNRTVAELEEMIHLRDNPGAKLDVGHHGVETGLPEGVSGANGRDHADGDNAGDGHGSDGEDDESDAATEWKPAIVETVATTGDGVEELVETLAAHADFLDQSGMRAQKARTRYAEEIRQLLRNDANALLQEELARRGGVESLAEDVANRETDPYAVATEVFEPLRDCVESKRDD, via the coding sequence ATGGGTCACGCTGAAGACCAGACGGGCGAGACGCGCACCGACGAACTCGTCTCGGACCTCCTGGCCGGGAAGCACCGCGCTCTGGCGCGAGCCATCACGAAGATAGAGAACCGGAGTCCGGGCTACCGCGACCTGGTCTCCCGCCTGCACGCCCACACCGGGGACGCCGACGTCATCGGCATCACGGGCAGTCCCGGCGCGGGCAAGTCGACGCTCGTGGACAAACTGGCGAAGGCGTACCGCGACGCGGGCCTCACGGTGGGCGTCATCGCCGTCGACCCGTCCTCGCCGTACACCGGCGGAGCCGTCCTCGGCGACCGCATCCGCATGGCGTCGAACGTCGGCGACATGGACGTGTTCTTCCGCTCGATGAGCGCGCGGGGCCAACTCGGCGGCCTCTCGACGGCGACGTCGGACGCGGTGAAAGCGCTCGACGCGTTCGGGAAGGACAAGGTAATCGTCGAGACGGTGGGCGCGGGGCAGAACGAGGTGGACATCGTCCGCACCGCCGACACCGTCACCGTCCTCGTCCAACCGGGCAGCGGCGACGACGTGCAGATGCTCAAGGCGGGCATCCTCGAAATCGGCGACGTGTTCGTCGTCAACAAGGCCGACATGGACGGCGTCAACCGCACCGTCGCGGAACTGGAGGAGATGATACACCTCCGCGACAACCCCGGCGCGAAACTCGACGTTGGCCACCACGGCGTCGAGACGGGTCTCCCCGAGGGCGTCTCGGGCGCGAACGGGCGGGACCACGCGGACGGCGACAACGCGGGCGACGGCCACGGGTCGGACGGCGAGGACGACGAGAGCGACGCGGCGACCGAGTGGAAACCGGCCATCGTGGAGACGGTGGCGACCACCGGCGACGGCGTCGAGGAACTCGTCGAGACGCTGGCCGCCCACGCCGACTTCCTCGACCAGTCGGGCATGCGCGCGCAGAAGGCCCGCACGCGCTACGCCGAGGAGATTCGGCAACTCCTCCGCAACGACGCCAACGCGTTGCTGCAGGAGGAACTCGCTCGCCGCGGCGGTGTCGAGTCGCTGGCCGAGGACGTGGCGAACCGGGAGACCGACCCCTACGCCGTCGCGACCGAGGTTTTCGAACCGCTGCGCGACTGCGTCGAGTCGAAGCGAGACGACTGA
- a CDS encoding NAD(P)-dependent glycerol-1-phosphate dehydrogenase: MFDKSTWIQLPRNVLVGHGVLDELADAVDELYLTGRPFLVTSPTPNDIAGDAVRAQFDDPASVTIETASFESVERVVAAAEAADAGYLVALGGGKVIDTAKMASDSLDCGFVSVPTAASHDGIVSGRSSIPEGDTRHSVAADPPLAVVADTAILAEAPWELTTAGCADIISNYTAVKDWQLAHRLKNVEYSEYGGALSQMTAEMLVDSAESIKPGLEESAWVVVKALVSSGVAMSIAGTSRPASGAEHLFSHQLDRLVPGRALHGHQVGVGAIVTEYLHSGEKGEWRDIRDALGEVGAPTTAGELGIDDETIIEALTTAHTIRDRYTILGDGLREDAAREAAGFTGVI; this comes from the coding sequence ATGTTCGACAAGTCTACGTGGATACAACTCCCGCGGAACGTCCTCGTGGGTCACGGCGTGCTCGACGAACTCGCCGACGCGGTGGACGAACTCTACCTCACCGGTCGGCCGTTCCTGGTCACGAGTCCGACGCCGAACGACATCGCGGGCGACGCCGTCCGCGCGCAGTTCGACGACCCGGCGTCGGTCACCATCGAGACGGCGAGTTTCGAGTCGGTCGAACGCGTCGTCGCCGCCGCGGAGGCGGCCGACGCGGGCTACCTCGTCGCCCTCGGCGGCGGCAAGGTCATCGACACGGCGAAGATGGCCTCCGACAGCCTCGACTGCGGCTTCGTCTCCGTCCCGACGGCGGCGAGCCACGACGGCATCGTCTCCGGCCGGTCGTCCATCCCGGAGGGCGACACGCGCCACTCCGTCGCCGCCGACCCGCCGTTGGCCGTCGTCGCCGACACCGCCATCCTCGCGGAGGCGCCGTGGGAACTCACCACCGCGGGCTGTGCGGACATCATCTCGAACTACACCGCGGTGAAGGACTGGCAGTTGGCCCACCGCCTGAAGAACGTCGAGTACTCCGAGTACGGCGGGGCGCTCTCGCAGATGACCGCGGAGATGCTCGTCGACAGCGCCGAGTCCATCAAACCCGGGCTGGAGGAGTCCGCGTGGGTCGTCGTGAAGGCGCTCGTCTCCTCCGGCGTGGCGATGTCCATCGCCGGCACCTCCCGGCCCGCCTCGGGCGCGGAACACCTGTTCAGCCACCAACTCGACCGGCTCGTCCCCGGACGCGCCCTGCACGGCCACCAGGTCGGCGTCGGGGCCATCGTCACCGAGTACCTCCACAGCGGCGAGAAGGGCGAGTGGCGCGACATCCGCGACGCCCTCGGCGAGGTGGGCGCACCGACGACGGCCGGCGAACTCGGCATCGACGACGAGACGATTATCGAGGCGCTCACGACGGCGCACACCATCCGCGACCGGTACACCATCCTCGGCGACGGGCTGCGCGAGGACGCCGCCCGCGAGGCGGCCGGGTTCACGGGCGTCATCTAG
- a CDS encoding glycosyltransferase family 4 protein, with the protein MRIAFVSMFTEQLRADGATRRMRRVAERLAAHGHDVSVLCAQWWEGDVPEFEQEGVNYVAVTETPSATTFASKVPFALRRVKPDVIHATNSPPTQVTGAKTAARLLRVPVVVDWWAEREGDSRGASKRAARGAKRVVTPSQMVKTTVREFGVSEDAVRVVPESIDFDLIREAETDDRADILYSRHLDQYANVESFFLALAELRDKDWRAAVVGDGPERAQAEQTAADLRIDDRVEFLGELPPEEFVPIMKGAHVFAQTAAVEPFATPLLWALASGCVGIVEYQARSSAHELVVNCDRGARVTSPQELADEISAAAGHSQESLNEAFASYDHDDVIRRYETIYEDAVDDYGFF; encoded by the coding sequence ATGCGAATCGCGTTCGTCTCGATGTTCACCGAACAACTCCGAGCCGACGGTGCCACGAGACGGATGCGACGGGTCGCCGAACGCCTCGCCGCGCACGGCCACGACGTGTCGGTCCTCTGCGCGCAGTGGTGGGAGGGCGACGTCCCCGAGTTCGAACAGGAGGGGGTGAACTACGTCGCCGTCACGGAGACGCCGTCGGCGACGACGTTCGCCTCGAAGGTGCCGTTCGCCCTCCGGCGCGTCAAACCCGACGTGATTCACGCGACCAACAGTCCGCCGACGCAGGTGACCGGCGCGAAGACGGCCGCGCGCCTCCTCCGCGTCCCCGTCGTCGTGGACTGGTGGGCCGAACGCGAGGGCGACTCCCGCGGCGCGTCCAAGCGGGCGGCGCGCGGCGCCAAGCGCGTCGTCACCCCCTCGCAGATGGTCAAGACCACGGTGCGGGAGTTCGGCGTGAGCGAGGACGCCGTCCGCGTCGTCCCCGAGTCCATCGACTTCGACCTGATACGCGAGGCGGAGACGGACGACCGGGCGGACATCCTCTACTCGCGGCACCTCGACCAGTACGCAAACGTCGAATCGTTCTTCCTCGCACTCGCCGAACTCCGCGACAAGGACTGGCGCGCCGCCGTCGTCGGCGACGGGCCGGAACGCGCGCAGGCCGAACAGACGGCCGCGGACCTCCGCATCGACGACCGGGTGGAGTTCCTCGGCGAACTCCCGCCCGAGGAGTTCGTCCCCATCATGAAGGGCGCGCACGTCTTCGCGCAGACGGCGGCCGTCGAACCGTTCGCCACTCCACTGCTGTGGGCGCTCGCGTCCGGATGCGTCGGCATCGTCGAGTACCAGGCGCGGTCGAGCGCGCACGAACTCGTCGTGAACTGCGACCGGGGCGCGCGCGTCACCAGCCCGCAGGAACTCGCCGACGAGATTTCGGCGGCCGCGGGCCACTCGCAGGAGTCGCTCAACGAGGCGTTCGCCTCGTACGACCACGACGACGTGATTCGCCGCTACGAGACGATATACGAGGACGCCGTCGACGACTACGGGTTCTTCTGA